Proteins encoded within one genomic window of Odocoileus virginianus isolate 20LAN1187 ecotype Illinois chromosome 2, Ovbor_1.2, whole genome shotgun sequence:
- the PPP1CB gene encoding serine/threonine-protein phosphatase PP1-beta catalytic subunit gives MADGELNVDSLITRLLEVRGCRPGKIVQMTEAEVRGLCIKSREIFLSQPILLELEAPLKICGDIHGQYTDLLRLFEYGGFPPEANYLFLGDYVDRGKQSLETICLLLAYKIKYPENFFLLRGNHECASINRIYGFYDECKRRFNIKLWKTFTDCFNCLPIAAIVDEKIFCCHGGLSPDLQSMEQIRRIMRPTDVPDTGLLCDLLWSDPDKDVQGWGENDRGVSFTFGADVVSKFLNRHDLDLICRAHQVVEDGYEFFAKRQLVTLFSAPNYCGEFDNAGGMMSVDETLMCSFQILKPSEKKAKYQYGGLNSGRPVTPPRTANPPKKR, from the exons ATGGCGGACGGGGAGCTGAACGTGGACAGTCTCATTACCCGACTGCTGGAGG TACGAGGATGTCGTCCAGGAAAAATTGTACAGATGACTGAAGCAGAAGTTCGGGGCTTATGTATCAAGTCTCGGGAGATCTTTCTCAGCCAGCCTATTCTTTTGGAATTGGAAGCACCACTGAAAATTTGTG gagATATTCATGGACAGTATACAGATTTACTGCGATTATTTGAATATGGGGGTTTCCCCCCAGAAGCCAACTATCTTTTCTTAGGAGATTATGTGGACAGAGGAAAGCAGTCTTTGGAAACAATCTGCTTGCTGTTGGCTTATAAAATCAAATATCCAGAAAACTTCTTTCTCTTAAGAGGAAACCATGAGTGTGCTAGCATCAATCGCATTTATGGATTCTATGATGaat GCAAACGAAGATTTAATATTAAGTTGTGGAAGACCTTCACTGATTGTTTCAACTGTCTGCCTATAGCTGCCATTGTGGATGAGAAGATCTTCTGTTGTCATGGAG GACTGTCCCCAGACCTGCAATCTATGGAGCAGATACGGAGAATTATGAGACCCACTGATGTCCCTGATACAG GTTTGCTCTGTGATTTGCTGTGGTCTGACCCAGATAAGGATGTGcaaggatggggagaaaatgATCGCGGTGTTTCCTTCACTTTTGGAGCTGATGTAGTCAGTAAATTTCTGAATCGTCATGATTTAGACTTGATTTGTCGAGCTCATCAG GTTGTGGAAGATGGATATGAATTCTTTGCTAAGCGACAATTGGTAACCCTGTTTTCAGCCCCAAATTACTGTGGCGAGTTTGATAATGCTGGTGGAATGATGAGTGTGGATGAAACTTTGATGTGTTCGTTTCAG ATATTGAAACCATCTGAAAAGAAAGCTAAGTACCAATATGGTGGACTGAATTCAGGACGTCCTGTCACTCCACCTCGAACAGCTAATCCACCGAAGAAAAGGTGA